Genomic DNA from Acanthopagrus latus isolate v.2019 chromosome 2, fAcaLat1.1, whole genome shotgun sequence:
TGTTACCATTTACACGgtaaaataaacatcagttgtaaccataaacagtttgtttaacaAATATTGACGAGGTTGtccagctgaaaataaaaaggatgaaTCACAGATGAGAACAGTGTGAAATAAGTTAAAACAGCTACATATGGGAGCAGAGAGGTTTGTAAATGTGGTTTTATCCACATGGTAGTTTGGTAGTCTTGATTTTTAGCGTGCGTTGAGGATCATTCCAAGAATTCGGAGTGGTAAAAGAGAAGGCTGACATTCCAAATTCAGGTCACGCTCAGGGGGGAATTAAAGCATAAGCCAGTTATTTGAGCGAGTTCCAGTCCAGCATCACTGAGATGTAAGGTGCTATCTTTCTAAATTACAGTACTCTTTGCACTGTGGGGACAATAACTTACCATGTGAGCCTCAGCATGACAAGTGTGATGTCTGTTATTGACAGCGTAAATTCATGTGGGATTTATTAAGTGTGCACAAGAGGTACGTCTCTGTGTctccaaaataacaaaatgtgggacagaggacacagctggcttttttttttctacctcagctttgtttttacagcttcagaaggaaaagacagaaaacatgagtTTTCACACTAGCATTTATTTGAGTCGTGTGCTATCTGTTTTTCCCTTCTGTCCTGGTTGCATACCGTTAATAGTTATGGTATAGTTATAGCTTTAATGGATCAGTTCAACTCATGAACTTGAAACATATGGAACTGAACTCACTGCACATTTTGTACTTTTCCCAGTTTGTTGATATAACATAAGTATTTGCTGACAGCATACATTGTTCCTTATCGATCTCAGCATATCTGTAGACTTTGTTGCTTGCCAGGTCttcttcattatcatcatatGGTTTTCTAGTGTTCCTTGTTTTGTTGACAGCTCATTTAATCGACTTGTCCAGACTATCTGTCTGTAAACTACAAATTAAAACTGACAACATTAACTGCAGCTGATGCAAAGACTAAAAGAAGGCATGAGCTTGTGCTGGTTCAGTGACATTAGTTTTATAAATCTGTTATTTATGAGACAAGTTacacattaatattttaaacGGGCTGACATTAGAGCTGCATAATTTGTGGTTTTGCTTTTGGACCAAACGGTCCCATTTTATAATGCTCTGCACTGTGAACCCAAACTTGGTCCCTcaaatttaaatcaatttttacAGAGCTTGAACACAAAATGTTCGGGTTAGTACACTaggcacaaaacaaatatgtcacATGACCCTCGTCTGACTGGAAATGTATCTCAGTTGTACAGAACATGATTTAATCAGATCAATCAattagggaaaaaaaggaaatctatATGTTGTGTACATAAAACGGTCAGGTTGCTGAATGTttattatgaattattattattattattattattattattattattattattattattattattattattattattatcattgttattattgtcgttgttgttgttgttattattcatAATGTGTCATAAACcatgtcattttatttacaacaatTATAGAATTGTACtcatatatttaatatttcagctGAATCcaaattcatacaaaaaaacactccaacTCCAATCCAACTTTCCTCTCCTGAACAAAATAGTGACAACATGTAatatgaacatgaaaacatttagtaTATATTTTCATAGCATTATTTTTAgttcattaaaacaattaacatATATGCTAAGTGCACAACTTATGTGTTGACCTTTAGGCTGTTAGCTTTAAACATTTTAGTAAAAGTCTTGATGccctaccaaaaaaaaaaaaaaaacatatgtcaGTCCGGGTACAGATGACAGTTTATGTCGACTGATCATTAAGTTTTTGTGTCATGGATGGATCGGGGGGTTACAGTGTATCTGTACTAAGTTTGATGCCAACTTTGTGTTAATGCAGTAAATGAAAGAAGGCTGTCATTCTTTCTTCTGACCGACCCTGACCTCATTAAATCTGTATCTGTCTCTAGGTGACGTCATCGATCCAAACAAACACGAACCACATCATGTTCATATTACATACCATAAGTTGTGGAGCAAATTCAGACTTTTATGTCTGCCGCAAAGCGCAGCAGAGTTTAGAACAGCATATAAAAAGATTCCTGTGAATGTATCCATAGCTGAAACAAAGATTCTGGCACAAAGAACTAAAACTAATCATTGcgtgtgtgatggtgtgttttGATATGCTCAGTGATTAAACTGAAGACCAGCAGTCTAGGAAAATAAGAGGTCAGACGGGGTGAAAGTGGAGCAAAacacttttatgattttttttttaagggggtgAAACAGACATTATAAAAGCTAATAGTCGTATTGTAGAAGTGATCAACAGAGCTGCTTGTAAAAATAAGAACAGAGCTTTAGATTAAAGTTCAGTTTGATCCACTGGATTCCTCCATGATAAATTATTCGCATTTAtagacattttattaaatgtgtgaGCAACATTTGTGCAGCTTGGAGAAGGAGTGTCGGCTCAGTGAgtttaaatgactgaaaaagaaatcttCTTCATCAAAGACACCAATAAAcagttttgaattgtttttctaACACCGACCACGTGCATATAATTTGAACGCTGGCTCAATTATTGCTGCTCGTTCATCATTGTTTAATCGTTCTGTGAGAAGAACGCTGACAGGCTGTTTCAGATTAACTAAAATCTTATTGTGGCTTCTTTGCGTGTGGGAACTGCTtatgaagaacaacaacaattgcaaaaaaaaaaaattaggtaGTCATCATATCATTCTAACTGTCAACGTTGCAGCTGGAATCATCACACACTGGCTGCCAGCACTTACTTTAAAGGATGagctcacccaaaaatgaaagtttcaTAATAAAACAGGGTTGCAGCGTTTTCCTAAACAACTTAAGTAGCTTGTTACAAATCACCTATAAGACTTATAAGCTCTGGTGTAGTCTGAAGACTTCAGCAGTTGGGTATAAATCATgtcttctcaaatcaatttggaatcTCAGGGCTCCCTGAGCTGGATTAAtcactggaggcatttctttccattttttgttctgatgttttaaaacaagtccccatctacgtCTACATTTAGAAGAATGCCGCCgcgctgctttgctgtgaagctcaaaaAACGCTTTGCAGACTTTGAAACTTTCCCAACGATAATGACTGCCTTcccacagtggaaaaaaaaagaaactacctttttttatttgggtGTCAACTTGACAAATTATTGCTCTGACCGAACCACATTTATGATACTATAGATTTAAAAGAAGTCAGTCTTCCAAGACGATGAGGGGCACATGTGTCGTCCACATGTGAACCGACATAAAAGACAGAAGGCACGTATCACCTCCAGTCTGTTTCAGTCACAGACATTAGTTGCTGTTGAACCCACCgtgacaaaatatgataaatTTACAACTTCCTTGTGGTGAGTAGAGCATAATATACATGTGATCCGCTGCATGTGCATTTGAGACCAACTGAGTAAAGACAGTGAAAAGTAGTGCAGAGAGGTCAGAgcgctgttttattttgtttttttgcatttaaaagagaATCATCATCAAATTCTCTTTTACTCACTTTGTGCTACTTTGCACAATAGTAGGCACGacattaagaaaataatgaGCACCAGAACTTTAAGGACTGAGCTTCAATTCCCCATAAATATATGTTCTGTGTTGGAGATGGAAAACAAAGTATCATTGGTTGTGACAGGATATGATCATGAGCTCAGGCCACTGTATTACTTCCACATGTGTGTAGAGCGTGTCCAGTCTGGTCCCAGCGCTGCTGTGGTATCTGTGCAGGAGCATTCTGGGAAACTGTCAATCTGGCGAtgagactgatgtgtttttgcttcaggCTGACAGCAATGATTGTGTGGACTTGTGCAGAAACAGACGGCCGTCGGAGTAATAAAGCGGAGACACgaaagctgaagaaaaaaatgacttcttaGTTAATTGTGGGAGACTTGTAAAGCCtgtggccttttttttgtttaacgcTGCTTCATCAATGCTGATGAAAAGCAGTTTAATGGTCATTTGTGCCAATAATGATTTCCAGTGCTCAAACAAAATCCTTAGATCACAAGAGCTGTAAAATGTTGTGATGAACGTAAAGCCACAGCAGCATAAACAACACTCTGTCTCCAATCTCATCAGAGCTTTTATATGAGCTTGGATTTGGCGCCATCTGCAGATTACATTGTTCGCCTGGCAGCACTCTCCTCACTTAACCGATATCTGTAAACTGTTCTGACACCAGCACTGATAAATAGTTTCAACAAAACCGCAAGCTGATGTTCAGAATTTACACACTCACAAGGGCTGAGAATCATCCAAACCCAAATAAACATTTGTCTCATTCTaggcttttattgtgacttCTTTATAATAACTAACCATGTTCAGAGCCTCATAGACAATAATGGCCAAGTTATCAGACTTTCTGAATGTGCTGCAATTGTTTGATGACTTTGTGTTTGCGAAAAGAGTGTTTTCAAGATCAGTTCGCCTCAATGATGAAATTCATGCACAGAAGATTAGAAGCAGCAATActgtgtctgcatgtcaaaCCTGAACTGCTGATCTCCTTGTTTTTGCTCTACTGCAGTGATCTGAAGTGAGTTTGTTCAATTCTAACAGCTTTTCACATTCAGTATGTTAGAATATTTCTAAATTTGCTGTAGGAGatttaaaagacacacaaaaaaagctcaAGGACCCTGAGAACTATGTATCTAATAAATCATCTGAAATGATAGTAATAATTATGTGGCAACAActgtttaaacacacataatGACACAACCATGTGTGATTTTTCTGCAGAGTGGCCATTTCCTGTGTCTCTAACCAATGTGATGGATCTCGTGATCCAGTCTCCTGCTGTGGGTGGCCAGCAGCAAACACGGAAAGGTCACATTGTGTATTAAAGCGGCCCCTTCCTGAACACATGAATCAAACCAGTGTTGGGTCTTGCCACAGGAAATCACATGGGAATACATCTTTCTCTGCAGCTGGGTTGCCTTTTGAGATGAGGTCAGTGCCGACACAGCTTGGTAAAATGCCTTTAAAAGCAGGGATTGAAAACAGAGCTTTTCTGGGGGTTTGTGAATGTCTTTAGTctaaaaatattatttataaaaGTTAGGGGGGTTTGTTTTAGTCATTAGTCATTAGTGGTAGTGTTGATTTAAgcagaaaaccttttttttatttattattttattttctattttatttatttattttttttttttttttttttttttttttttttttttttattttattagtagTATTTTTTTGCCGGCTAAAGAAACCACTACGTTACcaattattatattttgaaagTACTTACCGGAAGTTAGTCTCACACGTCGAGAGTCTCCTGAATTGTTGCAAATTTATACCAAGAGGTAAGCTTTCATATTACATATCTTGAAAAATGCGCATCCAGATGTCTgtatttaaatcagtgttttcagatAATATGACATGTTTCTGTCGTTTCTGAATGCCTCCAGCTttccactttattttgaaaatacaacGCAGGAAATGTTGTTCTTTATTGACGTCAACTTGATTAAATTTAATATGCTGCAGTTCCCCGCTGTGACCGCCAGAGGGCAGTAACACTCAATGTCAATACCATCTCCACCAGGCGCTAACTAGTTTAAACGTATTTCAAATGAGTGtgtgctgccatctagtggttaTAATTGCGAACTGCAGCATGTTCAATCTATCAAGCTTGCGTTAATGCAGCCATGGTGGCATGTTAACACTTCCGGTCAacactttcaaattaaaactaaacGTGGAATTTTGGTAAAATGACCCAGACGAGACGTTATTTTGACGCGTTGAAGCGAAAAACATCGATACATCCGGTCACGATACGTTTGTTGCGAAAGGTCAATACTGTGGAGAGAGTTTGTGCAACATCATCACTCTGCTGTGGGGAGTCTTGAAGAGGGCACGTATTTACTCAGGAAGACGGCTGCTGGGTGAAATTAAAAGCCTCTAGGATCTGTTGTGACGAGGATCGTTAGCTAAAACACAGCTAACTGGCTAATTAGCTTCGGAGTTTGTCGCTCACTGGGGTAAGTGTGGATAGCGTTAGCTTCTAAAGGGGCTAATGCTTACTAGCTCATACTGATAATATTAAGTTAACAACAGACTTGTCATTGTTGTAGTCATGTACTTTTGGCACAGTGGCATCATGGCGTAACAGGTGAGCAGAGACGTTAGCTGTCGTTGCGTTGTGTTATCATCAACATTAACTTGTGTTCAGCTTACTTCAGCTCACAGGTAAACAAACGCACAAAACTAGTGTGAGTGAATCAGGTGATGCTTCTTATCACCAGGGAAAGAAACGGGTCACTTTAGTGAAAAGTGGTGTGGAATGGGTGATGTGATAAAACAGGTGAGAAGTTAAGtaagcagtgaaatgaaagaAGAGCCACCTGTAGCCTGAAGCAAAAGTATGAGAAAGTGTGTTAAATTCCAGCTGAAGTGTCTGACAGTCTGCTTGATTTGTGGTGTGCTGCTGATGTCAGCCCATGTTTGATGATGCACACAGCAAACTGACAGCCAGCTAATGTTGTCTTGTTCCAGAGGGGATGGAGAAAGCTAAACAAGATGCCTACGACAATGCCAGACTTCAGGTGATCAAAGATGGCTACGAGAGGGCCTTTGAGTGCATCAACAAAGGGCTCACAGTAGACGAGGCCGGGGACAAGGCCCAGGCTGTGGAGCTGTACAAGCAAGGGCGACAGCACCTTCTCAGGGCCACCAGTGTGCCTTCGCGTGGGGAGGACTGTGTCGGCAGCTCCTGGGATTCAGCCAGACAGATGCAGCAGAAGATGCAGGAGACGCTGAACAACATCACCACCCGCCTGGCCATCCTAGAGACCAGCTCTGACTCTGGATCTGCACCCATGCCGAGCGCCgacagtgtgtctgcaggagctCTTTACCCAGACCTGCCCACCAAAAAGCAGCCAGACAGGCCAGCTCCACCAAACCTCCTCTCTGCTAATGGCCAGGCAGGAGGAGCTGTAGGAGGGAAGATTGAAGGTCCGAATCTGTTGCCCTCCAGACAGCCTGTGGTTCCAGTCGAAATGCCTCCTGCTTACTCTCCTCAGGCTGCTGACGGTCACCTGTCTATCTCATACGGGACGGAATCAGGGGAGATGTCCGTGGTTGGGGATGAGTTCTACAGTCATACATCTAACTCGACACCATCTCCTCAGAATAtgggtgaagagggagaggagctgctgtacATCCCTCATGGCGTACAGATATTCTTTGTCACACCTGAAGGGCAAGTGAGCGCTCCATCATACCCGGGCTACCTGCGGCTGGTGAGGTTTACTAGTGATCACTCTGAGACGATGCCCAATCGACCACCAGCATTTCTGCAGGTAAGGgtgtttcagcacatttcatCAGTCTCTGGTACAAAGCTTAATGCCATGAGTCCAAGAGAAATGTCACCACTGCTGCGTCACCAAATCTCTTGAATCTGGTGCCCTTTGACCTGCTCCTGTAAGCCGTTTGCTCGGCTCGTCAAGACTTGTTTAACTGTGAGTCATCAGCAGAAGATAGGCTAGTTAATGATCTCTATCCCTCAACCTATGAACAGGATCATGTGAGCGCTCTTTACTCAGTGCCCTAATCCCAGTGGGACTGTGGGTATGATGTCATCCTCCCGGGAAATCCCACATCAGACAGAGCATTACTCTAAAATGGACATCCGGCATGATGTACTTCTCCATGTGGTCATAtctttatatctatatatatatatatggtatgATACACAAATACCACCAAAAGCTAATCtttcatttaaatcatcattttatttattgccTTTCTAATAAAAGGGACATTTCTCAGATAATACTGCtccaaatgtaaaaacaataaaaacaaaaaaaaacctgaatgaGCAACaccaattacaaaaaaaaaaaaaaaagaatgaaacataAAGTGGTGACACCTGTACAATCTGATGCAATCAGGATCAGCAGCACTGCAATAACATTTATGAGGTGACGTGTAACTGTTAAGTTGTTGGGTCCAGCACAGCTACAACCTCcaaacacattcagatgaaAGTTGCAACTTTACAGTGAAGCAAGTTGATTTGCTGCATTGATGCTGTCTCTCATTCAGGGATGGGAGTCGATAAAATTGTATTGATACCAGTCCAATTATTGATTCTTCTCGTAGGTCAGATTCTTCATCAGTTCCCTTTACGATTCCTGATtaattgtctgtgtgtgtgaaaaagaagCCCCCCAGCATTTCAGTATTACTGCGACTCCTGTGTGATCTCAGAGTCTAAAGATAGTGTAGGTAAAAATACCTACATGTGACTCAGGTGTGCAGTAGGTCAGGTTTTTCCCTGCTGTTTAGTCTGGAACCAGTTCTCAACTGAATCAAATTAGAGAATATTTGTACAGCATTAGTCCTCTTTTAGGTTTTCttagtcaaagaaaaacacgacTAGATATTTACACtaggtaatgtaggtgctgcTCTGGTAGTAGGCATTGGACCATATAAACATTTCATGTCATGATCATCCATCATCCTGTCCAACATAATTGCACTTCATTATATTATCCTGATATTCATCAAGATATtcataaaacatacaaacaaaattaaGAGTGCACTAAAACACACTGGTGTCACTTATACCTTCAGTACACATCTGTATTGCATCACAGAAAGGACAATGTGTGTAAGAATCTTACATTAGTCATAATATCATAGCATATCATATAAAAGACATGGTGACAGGCttaggcaaaaacaaatgaaaaagaaaaagggaaaccAATAAACAACTGTACGTTAGTGAACTGGACAGCTTTTTCCAGTCGTTCATGTGACGACTCTCACAATTATTCCAATAATGCAAATTCACCGTAATCAACTTATCCCGAGTGATTTATATCACGATCCACAATCAAATCTTTTATCGTGCAGTGCCTTGTTGGGAGGCGGTGGCACTCGTCCTGAGAGTGTCAAATTCATGCCATTCCTGTAAATTAAGCCTGTGTTGCGTAGAAAGATTTTTCAGTGGCATGTTACTGACGTTTCCAACcttaaatacaataataattttACATAAATTACGCTGTTGTCAGTTTTCTTCGTAAAATTAAGCAACAGTTTGGACCTTTACTCCCTCCAgacctccttcctcctcctcctcttcttccatcTTGTTCTTCCAAGTTTTCAGCAGCGTGAGTTTCGCAGTTGTTTCGGAAAGCGCGACTGtcagaaaaacatgacagcgTAAATAACTCTGATGGATCAGACAATTTGGATCCAGTTCACAACTGAAACGTGTTCTCCATTATCATCACGACTCTAATTGGCATCATCTGTCGTCTTCTGCTGAAGTCGCTGCCCTCCTTTTTTGTCAGGACTAAACCAGTTGGCATTGTCTCGCATCACAGCGAAGACACAcgtctttttttaaagtgaaaaacaatcaatcaaagaatcttaaataagtaataaatcATATGTTTTTCCAGTATAATAATGGATAAATGAATGGTGGTAACCTCATCACTCTCAAATCCTAGTATTAACAACtgatttgacttgtttttatgGGAGATACAGTGTGAAAGCCATGcagttttcaaaaaagaaaagggaaaccAATACAGAACTGTACGTCAGTGAGCTAGTTGTTAATAACTCGTGAGGATAGTCACGATTATCCTGATAATTCCAATTAATCACTATCaacttattgtgttttttaccaCGATCTACGATAAAGTCTTTCATCGTCCCAACCCTAGTTTGGAGGCAGTGGCACTCGTCCGAAGATTGTCAAACTCACGGCGTTCATGTAATTTAAGCCCGTGTtgtaaaaaaagatttttcagCAGCGTGTTTCTGGTGTTTCCAGCCTTACATAAAATAATGACTTTACAGACATTACACAACAAGTACTGTTGTCAGATTttttggaaaatgaagcaaCACTTTGGACTTTTACTCTCTTTAggcctccatcctcctccttcctcttctgtcttcctcctccttcttgttgcaagttttcagcagcagagacacatgaGTTACGCAGTTGTTTTGCAATGCACGACTGTTAGAAAAACACGCCAGCGTCAATAATTCCTACGGATCTGACATTTGGAACCAGTTCTGAACCGAAACCGGTCCTCGATTACCATCCCGACTCTCACTGGCATCATCTGTCTTTTCCTTCTGAAGTCGCTGTCCTCTCTTCTGTCAGACCTGAGCGTTTACACCATCTTGTTAGTAATTTGAATTATGCTTTTGGCAGTCATCCTGCTGATTTTGCATTTCAGCATGTACCACACTCGGATGATTCTGCGGTTGCAATTATAGTTGGAAGTGATGCAATAAATGCAAGTCTTCAGGCAGGTTTGTTTGAATGTAATTTTGTCGGAGAAATAAACCAGCTCACATTTGGGTCCACTGTTCTTTTGTCCCCAGCTTGTGTCCACAACATCAGGCCTTTGTACCACTAGATTGGTTTGTAAATGTGGAGGTCATATGTAAACACTACAACAAGTCTGATAAGATAAGAAATTACAAGCAGCCATAAAGAAGCATTGGCTTAGCTTTTtgtcaaaagacaaaatcaattaattgatttgttaTCTAATGTATCTGACTTGTTCTGTTTTGAgcagttttgttgttattttgctgatgttttctcctgctgtctgttCAAACGGCCAATCCATCGACATTAGTGGATCATGAGACTGAAATTTGACTCTTCATTGGGGAATTTCCCAGGTGGTATTGCCAGCGGGTGACGTCAGCAATTCACATGAGTGCAAGTGATTATCTGAACCCTGCTTAGACTGTTATGCCCCATAATCCTGTTAGACATGCGGCAGTCAGAGGGAGACAGTGTCCTCTGGTCTGTCTGCTCTCAGACGcctcactgtgttgttttaagcAGAATCACTATCAGCATGTAAGGCAGGTCATTTTGaagatacatttgaaaacatatGATTTAACCGTATCTCTTTGCAGAGCTCTCATCCCCCATTACATCTGACTTCCATGCCATCATTCTTATTCTGCTGTATATTCAGGCGCAGAAACCAATGTTTTGGGCAtcatatatttttctatttattatcACATTTTCCCTAAACTTTGCTTTTCTTGCAGGTGTGTGACTGGCTCTACCCTCTCATGGCCATGGACTCTCCAGTGTTGCTGTGTAACACtggtgtgtttatgtttccGGACATGATGGCGCCAGCTCCCGGCTACTATGTGGGGGTGGTGCTTTCCTCtgagctgcctgctgcagaCAGAGCGCTGTTCGAGGACCTGCTGTCCCAGATGACAGATCTCAGGGTTCAGGTCAGTGTGCTGTCGGATCTGCAACAGCACAGCACATGTTCTGACACTCCCTGgggaacaaaaaagaaagggctatatatatttatacaccATTTatatttatgctgtttttctaACTGAACAAGTGCCACTCTGACATCTATTCCTACTGTTTGcacatcaaaatatgtttacatAAATAATTGTAGTCACCAAAGAGTTGTTACCCAATGCCTTTTGCCAAATCCTCTTGTGCCAGCGGGACACAAAGAGCTATTTCAGTGAGCGACGCTGTGAAGTTTGAGTGCTCTGCTGCTATTGGTGGTTACAGGCATGTAGAATCTTTTGTCTCTGCATTGAAACCTGAGATCCAACTCATTAGTTGTTGCATGATAATTAATATGTAACACTAGTATGGTGAACTTCAGCTGCTAATGTCAACTTAACAAATCAGTCTTTTCCATACCGACCACCTGAATAGAATTGACCTCACACATAAagatgttttgatttgtgttttttgtttaaaattgttgtgttcaaaagtgaaaaaaagacagcagacatTGCTACGGTAAACATCTCTAAACTTGTCCTATTAAATCTGATCCTCCCAGGACAAAAGATTGTAGTTGCCACTTACGTGCTGCTTTGAGGCTGCAGACTGAGAGGTTTTCAAACTTCGTTATTGTTTTTTGCCTGGCATGAAACTGTTGCCCCTGCTTACTTCTGACTTGGCACACTTTTCCAAGTTACCCCTGCCTCAGCATTTTGGGGATTTGAGACAGGCAGGTGAGGAGAATTAATCTGTCATAATGCTCTTATCTGCAGTAGTTAGAACAACCTCAGGGCTGCAGCTGAAAGACTAGTGCCAGTTCAGCcatgatggagggagagacgcTGGCTCAGATCGATGCTAAACAAGGTCATTTCTGATGAATGCAGTCAAGCTAGTTATCTCCGCTGATGGACGTGATTCCCTTTCAGCAAGTAGgcacttttgtgttgtttttatttttaggtcaAGAAGAAGATTTAAGGTTTTCAAAACAAAGGGagactgttttctgtctgcacaGAGACGTTTTAAAATGGCTAACAAAAAGTGCATTGTAAGAGGAAGCACAGAATAATAAGAGGAGCTATTGTGTGGATTTGGGTGGGTTACTAGGAGACATGCATCTTAATGGAGACGTGTACAGCTTGtacaaagtagcaaacaagttgttttgattttattttgggccCACATTGTCTATCATCATCAAACAGTAGCTAACCAATGTGTCTGTATGATCAGGCTCCAGATGAAGCCGCAGAAACCCTTAATCTCAGTGAGAAGGTGTCCATCGCTACACCCGAAGAGGCTGCACCGGCGGAGACAGAGGACGATAAACCTCTGCCTGAGTGGAGTGAAAAGGTGGCAAGTGGAATTCTGACAGGTGGGCTCAAACTGCATCTTTCCCGTTCAATAATTTTATGTTTCGTTTACTAGAAGTTA
This window encodes:
- the spartb gene encoding spartin b isoform X2; this translates as MEKAKQDAYDNARLQVIKDGYERAFECINKGLTVDEAGDKAQAVELYKQGRQHLLRATSVPSRGEDCVGSSWDSARQMQQKMQETLNNITTRLAILETSSDSGSAPMPSADSVSAGALYPDLPTKKQPDRPAPPNLLSANGQAGGAVGGKIEGPNLLPSRQPVVPVEMPPAYSPQAADGHLSISYGTESGEMSVVGDEFYSHTSNSTPSPQNMGEEGEELLYIPHGVQIFFVTPEGQVSAPSYPGYLRLVRFTSDHSETMPNRPPAFLQVCDWLYPLMAMDSPVLLCNTGVFMFPDMMAPAPGYYVGVVLSSELPAADRALFEDLLSQMTDLRVQAPDEAAETLNLSEKVSIATPEEAAPAETEDDKPLPEWSEKVASGILTGASWLSWGLVKGAEFTGKAIHKGASKLREHITPEDKPTHVSPTVTKGLHVAKQATGGAVKVSQFLVDGVCAVAGCVGRELAPHVKKHGGKLIPESMKKDKDGRSNIDGAMVVAASGVQGFATMWTGLEVAAKNITTSVAAETVTTVKHKFRGLQKILDPPNEEKCTGRQQDKPQITPSILPLTSVSLPSMLTTWGSKLW
- the spartb gene encoding spartin b isoform X3, with translation MEKAKQDAYDNARLQVIKDGYERAFECINKGLTVDEAGDKAQAVELYKQGRQHLLRATSVPSRGEDCVGSSWDSARQMQQKMQETLNNITTRLAILETSSDSGSAPMPSADSVSAGALYPDLPTKKQPDRPAPPNLLSANGQAGGAVGGKIEGPNLLPSRQPVVPVEMPPAYSPQAADGHLSISYGTESGEMSVVGDEFYSHTSNSTPSPQNMGEEGEELLYIPHGVQIFFVTPEGQVSAPSYPGYLRLVRFTSDHSETMPNRPPAFLQVCDWLYPLMAMDSPVLLCNTGVFMFPDMMAPAPGYYVGVVLSSELPAADRALFEDLLSQMTDLRVQAPDEAAETLNLSEKVSIATPEEAAPAETEDDKPLPEWSEKVASGILTGASWLSWGLVKGAEFTGKAIHKGASKLREHITPEDKPTHVSPTVTKGLHVAKQATGGAVKVSQFLVDGVCAVAGCVGRELAPHVKKHGGKLIPESMKKDKDGRSNIDGAMVVAASGVQGFATMWTGLEVAAKNITTSVAAETVTTVKHKFRGLQKILDPPNEEKCNLP
- the spartb gene encoding spartin b isoform X1, which codes for MEKAKQDAYDNARLQVIKDGYERAFECINKGLTVDEAGDKAQAVELYKQGRQHLLRATSVPSRGEDCVGSSWDSARQMQQKMQETLNNITTRLAILETSSDSGSAPMPSADSVSAGALYPDLPTKKQPDRPAPPNLLSANGQAGGAVGGKIEGPNLLPSRQPVVPVEMPPAYSPQAADGHLSISYGTESGEMSVVGDEFYSHTSNSTPSPQNMGEEGEELLYIPHGVQIFFVTPEGQVSAPSYPGYLRLVRFTSDHSETMPNRPPAFLQVCDWLYPLMAMDSPVLLCNTGVFMFPDMMAPAPGYYVGVVLSSELPAADRALFEDLLSQMTDLRVQAPDEAAETLNLSEKVSIATPEEAAPAETEDDKPLPEWSEKVASGILTGASWLSWGLVKGAEFTGKAIHKGASKLREHITPEDKPTHVSPTVTKGLHVAKQATGGAVKVSQFLVDGVCAVAGCVGRELAPHVKKHGGKLIPESMKKDKDGRSNIDGAMVVAASGVQGFATMWTGLEVAAKNITTSVAAETVTTVKHKYGAAAGQATDHAVNSAINVGITAFNVDNLGIKAVVKRTGKHTAQAILEDYKLQEKTDNGKQVEKSGK